A genomic region of Herbaspirillum sp. DW155 contains the following coding sequences:
- a CDS encoding UvrD-helicase domain-containing protein, translating into MSAADKQPAAYEVNGEAVEAAVFTRAACDPRHSVVVEACAGSGKTWLLVARMLRLLLAGAQAPELLAITFTRKAAQEMRERLLELLHELALANDADAATLLRERGVAEADLPRLLPLARGLYERILSSEQSLSIDTFHSWFARLLQIAPLASGVPHGYTLTEKNGELLDEAYRRFMQKLADPDGAPIKAALLELYELAGDFNARQLLDAFIDKRAEWWAATQDDEEEGDQQSVISSPLRWLEDLCGADAQRDARLSLWDNPTLVARTSQIAILLGQGGSANKTRAVAIESALTAGPALDNFDALYNQFFDDKDKPRKNGKVKSLLAALVQHFGSGEEAALTAFEEEFNAIGNALRKLQGRSKEKAVLQLNRALFTAGRAYLASYQEVKAEQRVLDFADLEWQAYRLLSNEASAAYLQTRLDARYKHILLDEFQDTNPLQWCIVRCWLDAYGGDAAQPSVFVVGDPKQSIYRFRRAEPRVFVAAREMLRAQGAAILRANQTRRNATAVVTVLNRSFVKGGNPLFAEQTTLGLAGGEVWRLPLARQDDGAENVTPPETTEEPASAEAADDQQDVIPWRNPLTTPRGEEDDARRLLEGQALAQALLKAYREVPVIEGRGTRAMRWGDIMLLVRKRTHLAAYESALRAAGIPFISDKRGGLLESLEIADLIALLTFLITPNDTRALAHVLKSPIIGAADDDLVQIARRVAQAEGGHWWQHLQAMQQEGAGSAALVRAVTLLQRWLAAAPHLPVHDLLDMILHQGELVARYAQHASPLTRSQTLGNIAAFVELSLNMDAGRYPSLPKFIDALRVLQRSSGGDAPDEASVDASADAVRILTVHSAKGLEAPVVAILDANHSDSVEDNLGILCAWPQDQDAPTHFSAFGRRSERGCARDALFEEEEILKAQEDWNLLYVAITRAKQLLLVSGVAGTRGADADGVVEGSWYQRLFASDAPVREISEEAVHGADAALVEEQFPLALFDPRPVPMSLFGPTQDDEDALPEVDVDGTLVSTEAIDEGVALHALLERLTHGNAWPLHLPSPSALVRWLGISAEMAQVVHAQAREVLAQPQLERFFNPALHRWARNEMEIVAPSGVLRLDRVVMFDDEVWVLDYKRRLLDSERADYAAQLARYRSALVSVFSDKRIRSALITADGILTEH; encoded by the coding sequence GTGAGCGCCGCCGACAAGCAACCGGCGGCCTACGAGGTCAATGGCGAGGCGGTCGAGGCCGCCGTCTTCACGCGCGCAGCCTGCGACCCGCGCCATTCGGTGGTGGTCGAAGCCTGCGCCGGCAGCGGCAAGACCTGGCTGCTGGTGGCGCGCATGTTGCGCCTGTTGCTGGCGGGCGCGCAGGCCCCGGAACTGCTGGCCATCACCTTCACCCGCAAGGCCGCGCAGGAAATGCGCGAACGCCTGCTCGAATTGCTGCACGAACTGGCCCTGGCCAATGATGCCGACGCCGCCACGCTGTTGCGCGAACGCGGCGTGGCCGAGGCTGACCTGCCCCGGCTGTTGCCACTGGCGCGCGGGCTGTATGAACGCATCCTCTCCTCCGAGCAGAGCCTGTCCATCGATACCTTCCACAGCTGGTTCGCACGCCTGCTGCAGATCGCGCCGCTGGCCTCGGGCGTGCCGCACGGTTATACCCTGACGGAAAAAAACGGCGAGCTGCTCGATGAAGCCTATCGCCGCTTCATGCAGAAACTGGCCGATCCCGATGGCGCGCCCATCAAGGCGGCCTTGCTGGAACTCTACGAACTGGCGGGCGACTTCAATGCACGCCAGTTGCTGGATGCCTTCATCGACAAGCGCGCTGAATGGTGGGCGGCCACGCAGGATGATGAAGAGGAGGGCGATCAGCAAAGCGTCATCTCATCCCCCTTGCGCTGGCTGGAAGACCTGTGCGGCGCCGATGCGCAGCGCGATGCGCGCCTGTCGCTGTGGGACAATCCCACGCTGGTAGCGCGCACGAGCCAGATCGCGATCCTGCTGGGGCAGGGTGGTAGCGCTAACAAGACGCGCGCGGTGGCCATCGAATCCGCCTTGACGGCCGGCCCCGCGCTGGACAATTTCGATGCGCTCTACAACCAGTTCTTCGATGACAAGGACAAGCCGCGCAAGAACGGCAAGGTCAAGTCGCTGCTGGCCGCACTGGTGCAGCACTTCGGCAGCGGCGAGGAAGCTGCGTTGACGGCCTTTGAGGAAGAGTTCAATGCCATCGGCAACGCACTGCGCAAGCTGCAGGGCCGCAGCAAGGAAAAGGCCGTGCTGCAACTCAACCGCGCCCTCTTCACCGCCGGCCGCGCCTACCTCGCCAGCTATCAGGAAGTGAAAGCCGAACAGCGCGTGCTGGACTTCGCCGACCTCGAATGGCAGGCCTACCGCCTGCTGAGCAACGAAGCCAGTGCCGCCTACCTGCAGACCCGTCTGGATGCGCGCTACAAGCACATCCTGCTGGATGAATTCCAGGACACCAATCCGCTGCAATGGTGCATCGTGCGCTGCTGGCTCGATGCCTATGGTGGCGATGCGGCCCAGCCCAGCGTGTTCGTGGTGGGCGATCCCAAGCAGTCGATCTATCGTTTCCGTCGCGCCGAACCGCGCGTGTTCGTAGCGGCGCGCGAGATGCTGCGGGCGCAAGGCGCGGCCATCCTGCGCGCCAACCAGACCCGCCGCAATGCGACGGCGGTGGTCACGGTGCTCAATCGTTCATTCGTCAAGGGAGGCAATCCGCTGTTCGCCGAACAGACCACGCTCGGCCTTGCTGGGGGCGAGGTCTGGCGCCTGCCGCTGGCGCGGCAAGATGATGGTGCAGAAAACGTCACCCCGCCTGAAACCACCGAAGAACCGGCCTCTGCCGAGGCCGCCGACGACCAGCAGGACGTCATCCCCTGGCGCAATCCGCTGACCACGCCGCGCGGCGAGGAAGACGATGCGCGCCGCCTGCTGGAAGGGCAGGCGCTGGCGCAGGCGCTGTTGAAGGCGTATCGGGAAGTGCCGGTCATCGAGGGCCGGGGCACGCGCGCCATGCGCTGGGGCGACATCATGCTGCTGGTGCGCAAGCGCACCCATCTGGCCGCCTATGAGAGCGCCTTGCGCGCGGCCGGCATTCCCTTCATTTCCGACAAGCGCGGCGGCCTGCTCGAATCGCTGGAGATTGCCGACCTGATCGCGCTGCTGACTTTTCTCATCACGCCCAACGATACGCGTGCGCTGGCCCACGTCCTCAAGAGTCCCATCATCGGGGCCGCCGATGATGACCTGGTGCAGATCGCGCGCCGCGTGGCACAGGCCGAGGGCGGCCACTGGTGGCAACACCTGCAGGCCATGCAGCAGGAGGGCGCGGGTTCGGCCGCGCTGGTGCGCGCAGTCACGCTGTTGCAGCGCTGGCTGGCGGCCGCGCCGCACCTGCCGGTGCATGACCTGCTGGACATGATCCTGCATCAGGGCGAACTGGTGGCGCGCTATGCCCAGCATGCCTCGCCGCTCACGCGCAGCCAGACCCTGGGCAATATCGCGGCCTTCGTCGAGCTGTCCCTGAACATGGATGCGGGCCGCTATCCCAGCCTGCCCAAGTTCATCGATGCGCTGCGCGTGCTGCAGCGTAGCTCCGGCGGCGATGCGCCCGATGAAGCCAGCGTGGACGCCAGCGCCGACGCCGTGCGCATCCTCACCGTGCACAGCGCCAAGGGGCTGGAGGCGCCGGTGGTGGCGATCCTCGATGCCAATCACAGCGATTCGGTCGAAGACAACCTCGGCATCCTCTGCGCCTGGCCGCAGGACCAGGATGCGCCGACCCATTTCTCCGCCTTCGGCCGCCGCAGCGAACGCGGCTGCGCGCGCGACGCGCTGTTCGAGGAAGAGGAGATCCTGAAGGCGCAGGAGGACTGGAACCTGCTCTATGTCGCCATCACACGTGCCAAGCAATTGCTGCTGGTGTCGGGCGTAGCCGGCACGCGCGGTGCGGACGCGGATGGGGTGGTGGAGGGCAGCTGGTACCAGCGCCTCTTCGCCAGCGATGCGCCGGTCCGCGAGATCAGCGAGGAAGCGGTCCACGGCGCGGATGCGGCGCTGGTCGAGGAACAGTTCCCGCTGGCACTGTTCGATCCCAGGCCGGTGCCGATGTCTCTGTTCGGTCCAACGCAGGACGATGAGGATGCGCTGCCCGAGGTCGATGTCGATGGCACCCTGGTCAGCACCGAAGCCATTGATGAAGGCGTGGCCCTGCATGCGTTGCTGGAACGTCTCACGCATGGCAACGCATGGCCGCTGCACTTGCCGTCACCCTCTGCACTGGTGCGCTGGCTGGGCATTTCCGCGGAGATGGCGCAGGTGGTGCATGCGCAGGCCCGCG